One genomic segment of Ricinus communis isolate WT05 ecotype wild-type chromosome 3, ASM1957865v1, whole genome shotgun sequence includes these proteins:
- the LOC8258582 gene encoding uncharacterized protein LOC8258582 isoform X1, with product MATIPHTTAHISTSPLNPSAFPFATSTKRAKKFPQVFRCALSTPKWQQSSSSRRLVSISLLASHLFTFPNHAKAASFLDKYVKKKKLDPLEAYVPAVILTQFQIKDLEKTLEVDQPQFANCRSLLRSGPAASLRVNIRAVAQYASDAGSGNTAFNDVDQCLRALEELDSLLLHASRNEPDASVKSMRAKISVALDALDSLLNTVPPDVLNKGKAIADAYRSPEEEKEPEILDPELKELESIL from the exons ATGGCAACGATACCTCACACCACAGCGCACATTAGCACCAGCCCTCTAAATCCATCAGCCTTTCCTTTTGCAACCTCCACAAAAAGAGCAAAGAAATTTCCTCAAGTTTTTAGGTGCGCATTGTCCACCCCAAAGTGGCAGcagagcagcagcagcaggcGATTAGTCTCAATCTCTCTCCTTGCCTCTCATCTCTTCACTTTCCCTAATC ATGCAAAAGCTGCTAGCTTTTTGGATAAGTATGTGAAAAA GAAAAAGCTTGACCCACTCGAGGCTTATGTTCCTGCTGTTATATTAACCCAATTTCAGATTAAGGACTTGG AGAAAACCTTGGAGGTTGATCAACCCCAATTTGCTAATTGCCGGTCTCTACTACGTTCTGGTCCTGCAGCATCTCTTCGTGTAAATATTCGTGCA GTGGCACAATATGCTTCAGATGCTGGAAGTGGCAACACTGCTTTCAATGATGTTGATCAATGTCTCAG AGCTTTAGAGGAGCTTGATTCCTTACTCCTGCATGCATCAAGAAATGAACCGGATGCTTCTGTCAAGTCGATGAGGGCAAAAATAAGCGTCGCCTTGGATGCCTTAGACAG CCTTCTCAACACTGTCCCTCCCGATGTCTTAAATAAAGGGAAGGCCATTGCTGATGCCTATAGAAGcccagaagaagaaaaagaaccaGAAATCTTAGACCCAGAATTGAAGGAGTTGGAATCAATATTATGA
- the LOC8258582 gene encoding uncharacterized protein LOC8258582 isoform X2, producing the protein MATIPHTTAHISTSPLNPSAFPFATSTKRAKKFPQVFRCALSTPKWQQSSSSRRLVSISLLASHLFTFPNQKTLEVDQPQFANCRSLLRSGPAASLRVNIRAVAQYASDAGSGNTAFNDVDQCLRALEELDSLLLHASRNEPDASVKSMRAKISVALDALDSLLNTVPPDVLNKGKAIADAYRSPEEEKEPEILDPELKELESIL; encoded by the exons ATGGCAACGATACCTCACACCACAGCGCACATTAGCACCAGCCCTCTAAATCCATCAGCCTTTCCTTTTGCAACCTCCACAAAAAGAGCAAAGAAATTTCCTCAAGTTTTTAGGTGCGCATTGTCCACCCCAAAGTGGCAGcagagcagcagcagcaggcGATTAGTCTCAATCTCTCTCCTTGCCTCTCATCTCTTCACTTTCCCTAATC AGAAAACCTTGGAGGTTGATCAACCCCAATTTGCTAATTGCCGGTCTCTACTACGTTCTGGTCCTGCAGCATCTCTTCGTGTAAATATTCGTGCA GTGGCACAATATGCTTCAGATGCTGGAAGTGGCAACACTGCTTTCAATGATGTTGATCAATGTCTCAG AGCTTTAGAGGAGCTTGATTCCTTACTCCTGCATGCATCAAGAAATGAACCGGATGCTTCTGTCAAGTCGATGAGGGCAAAAATAAGCGTCGCCTTGGATGCCTTAGACAG CCTTCTCAACACTGTCCCTCCCGATGTCTTAAATAAAGGGAAGGCCATTGCTGATGCCTATAGAAGcccagaagaagaaaaagaaccaGAAATCTTAGACCCAGAATTGAAGGAGTTGGAATCAATATTATGA
- the LOC8258581 gene encoding F-box/LRR-repeat protein 15, producing the protein MKIWYCWCCLCFTFKEEEEDKTMKEGIFRNEEEQEAEATRLGLALNDTNSRRDDRDSSSSLRLFEEMIRAMHGGGGGGLDDEVVALRKNGIRGSWQVQGESSISNSSSCSVAVSAGAVVTGSGNETCDRDMHNKRAKVYSASRACHYMTAMSSDAGNPSSSSDRDFNLNQSSSVPARNEIFYHNFMWNNSSEENPCDSGGGRDDGDESGTSKSEDLEVRMDLTDDLLHMVFSFLDHLNLCRAAMVCRQWRAASAHEDFWRCLNFENRNISIEQFDDMCRRYPNATEVNIYSAPNIHLLVMKALSSLRNLEVLTLGRGQLGDPFFHALADCSMLKSLYVNDATLGNGVHEIPINHDRLRHLQLIKCRVVRISVRCPQLETLSLKRSNMAQAVLNCPLLRLLDIGSCHKLSDAAIRSAAISCPQLESLDMSNCSCVSDETLREIAATCVNLHILNASYCPNISLESVRLPMLTVLKLHSCEGITSASMAAIAHSSMLEVLELDNCSLLTSVSLDLPSLQNIRLVHCRKFADLNLRSTKLSSIMVSNCPALHRINIMSNSLQKLALQKQENLTALALQCQFLQEVDLTDCESLTNSICEVFSDGGGCPMLKSLVLDNCESLTAVQFCSTSLVSLSLVGCRAITALELTCPCLEKVCLDGCDHLERASFSPVALRSLNLGICPKLNILNIEAPYMLLLELKGCGVLSEASINCPLLTSLDASFCSQLKDDCLSATTASCPLIESLILMSCPSVGSDGLYSLRWLPNLTVLDLSYTFLMNLQPVFESCLQLKVLKLQACKYLTDTSLEPLYKEGALPVLQVLDLSYGTLCQSAIEELLAYCTHLTHLSLNGCVNMHDLNWGCSGGQHSELPSVCNSSALLCDENIDEPIEQANRLLQNLNCVGCPNIRKVLIPPMARCFHLSSLNLSLSANLKEVDIACFSLCILNLSNCCSLEILKLECPRLTSLFLQSCNIDEEDVEAAISRCSMLETLDVRFCPKIYSISMGRLRASCPSLKRVFSSLSPS; encoded by the exons ATGAAGATTTGGTATTGCTGGTGTTGTCTATGCTTCActttcaaagaagaagaagaagacaaaaCAATGAAAGAGGGCATTTttagaaatgaagaagaacaagaagcTGAAGCTACAAGGTTAGGGCTTGCACTGAATGATACCAATAGTAGAAGGGATGATCgagattcttcttcttctttaagaTTGTTTGAAGAAATGATTAGAGCGATGCATGGTGGTGGCGGCGGCGGCTTAGACGATGAGGTGGTTGCTTTGAGGAAGAATGGGATTCGTGGGTCGTGGCAAGTTCAGGGAGAGAGTAGTATTAGTAACAGTAGTAGTTGTTCGGTGGCAGTTTCCGCGGGTGCTGTGGTGACGGGGAGTGGAAATGAGACTTGTGATCGGGATATGCATAATAAACGGGCTAAAGTTTACTCTGCTTCTCG TGCTTGCCATTATATGACCGCTATGTCTTCAGATGCTGGCAATCCTAGTTCATCATCTGATagagattttaatttgaatcaaaGCTCTTCTGTTCCAGCTAGGAATGAGATATTTTACCATAATTTCATGTGGAATAACAGCAGTGAGGAGAATCCTTGTGATTCTGGTGGTGGGAGAGATGATGGTGATGAGAGTGGCACTTCCAAGTCGGAAGATTTAGAAGTTCGAATGGATCTTACAGATGATTTATTGCATATG GTTTTCTCTTTCTTGGACCACCTTAATCTTTGTCGAGCTGCGATGGTCTGTAGGCAGTGGCGAGCAGCCAGTGCTCATGAAGATTTCTGGAGgtgtttgaattttgaaaatcgAAATATATCAATAGAACAAT TTGACGACATGTGTCGGCGGTACCCGAATGCAACTGAAGTGAATATTTATAGTGCTCCCAACATTCACTTGCTTGTTATGAAAGCACTCTCTTCATTAAG AAATCTTGAGGTGTTAACTTTGGGAAGAGGACAACTAGGGGATCCCTTTTTCCATGCGTTGGCAGACTGTAGCATGCTTAAGAGTTTGTATGTCAATGATGCTACTTTGGGAAATGGTGTCCATGAGATCCCTATAAACCATGATAGATTGCGTCATCTGCAACTTATAAAATGCCGCGTGGTTAGGATATCTGTCAG ATGCCCACAACTTGAAACTTTGTCTTTGAAGCGCAGCAACATGGCGCAAGCTGTACTCAATTGTCCTCTCTTGCGCCTCCTTGATATAGGGTCTTGTCACAAGCTTTCAGATGCAGCAATCCGTTCAGCAGCAATTTCATGTCCTCAATTAGAGTCTTTAGACATGTCAAATTGTTCTTGTGTCAGTGATGAAACACTACGTGAAATTGCTGCCACTTGTGTTAATCTGCATATTCTTAATGCATCATACTGTCCAAACATATCACTCGAG TCTGTAAGACTGCCGATGTTGACAGTTCTCAAGCTTCATAGCTGTGAGGGAATAACTTCAGCTTCAATGGCTGCAATAGCTCATAGTTCTATGCTGGAG GTTTTGGAGCTTGATAATTGCAGTTTGCTAACTTCGGTGTCCTTAGATCTTCCTAGCTTGCAGAACATACGACTGGTACACTGTCGCAA GTTTGCCGATCTGAACTTACGAAGTACCAAGCTATCATCTATAATGGTGTCTAATTGTCCAGCACTCCATCGTATTAATATCATGTCAAATTCACTCCAA AAATTGGCACTACAGAAACAGGAAAACCTAACAGCATTGGCATTACAATGCCAATTTTTGCAAGAAGTGGACCTCACAGATTGTGAATCCTTGACAAATTCTATATGTGAAGTTTTTAGTGATGGTGGGGGATGCCCTATGCTAAAATCGTTGGTTCTTGATAACTGTGAG aGCTTGACGGCCGTGCAATTCTGCAGTACCTCTTTAGTCAGTCTTTCCCTCGTTGGTTGCCGTGCTATTACTGCTCTTGAATTGACATGCCCTTGTCTTGAGAAAGTTTGTCTAGATGGCTGTGATCATCTTGAGAGAGCATCATTTTCTCCT GTTGCTCTTCGGTCACTCAATTTGGGAATTTGTCCAAAACTAAATATACTTAATATTGAAGCACCATATATGTTGTTGCTCGAGTTGAAAGGATGTGGTGTTTTGTCTGAAGCATCCATCAACTGCCCTCTGCTAACATCACTTGATGCTTCCTTTTGCAG CCAACTCAAGGATGATTGTTTGTCTGCAACAACTGCGTCCTGCCCGCTGATTGAGTCGTTAATATTGATGTCATGCCCATCTGTTGGTTCTGATGGACTTTACTCTTTGCGCTGGCTTCCAAATCTCACTGTACTTGATTTATCCTATACCTTCTTGATGAATCTGCAACCAGTTTTTGAGTCTTGTTTGCAACTAAAG GTACTAAAATTGCAAGCTTGCAAGTATCTCACAGACACATCATTAGAGCCTCTTTACAAGGAAGGTGCTCTGCCGGTGCTTCAGGTTTTGGACTTGTCATATGGGACTCTCTGTCAGTCTGCTATAGAGGAGCTTCTTGCTTACTGCACACATCTCACTCATTTGAGCTTGAATGGCTGTGTAAATATGCATGACCTTAATTGGGGATGTAGTGGAGGTCAACATTCTGAGTTGCCAAGTGTGTGTAATTCATCTGCCCTGCTCTGCGATGAAAATATTGATGAGCCAATTGAGCAGGCAAATCGATTGCTACAAAACCTAAACTGTGTAGGTTGTCCAAATATAAGGAAAGTTCTCATTCCACCAATGGCACGGTGTTTTCACTTATCATCATTAAACCTGTCTTTATCTGCAAACTTGAAGGAAGTTGACATTGCTTGTTTTAGTTTGTGCATTCTTAATTTGAG TAATTGTTGCTCTTTGGAGATATTGAAACTCGAGTGTCCTCGACTAACCAGTCTCTTTCTCCAG TCTTGTAATATTGACGAGGAAGATGTTGAAGCTGCCATATCTCGGTGCAGTATGCTGGAGACCCTGGATGTGCGTTTTTGTCCAAAG ATATACTCAATAAGCATGGGGAGATTGCGGGCATCATGTCCGAGTTTGAAGCGTGTGTTTAGCAGCCTGTCACCTTCATGA